DNA from Ancylothrix sp. D3o:
GACAAGAAACTTATGACTTTAACGGTTCGCGTCGTTGCTCCCGATAAGACTGTGTGGGATGCTCAAGCTCAAGAAGTGATTTTGCCCTCCACCACCGGCCAGTTAGGTATTTTGTCAGGTCACGCGCCTTTGTTAAGCGCTCTTGATACCGGTGTTATGCGGGTGCGTCCTGATAAAGAATGGGTTGCGATTGCTTTGATGGGTGGTTTTGCTGAAGTTGAAAATAACGAAGTAACTATCCTGGTCAATGCTGCTGAACGCGGCGATAAAATTGACCTTGAAGAAGCTCGCAATACCTATAACGCTGCTCAAACTCGCGCCGAAGCTTCTCAAAATGCTTCCCGTCAAGAGCAAATTCAAGCTACCCAAGCTCTGAAACGGGCTCGCGCTCGCTTTCAGGCTGCCGGTGGGATGCTATAGAAATTTCTGCTGTCTAAAAAACCCGGTTTTTCGTTGGAAACCGGGTTTTAAATTTTTCTTATTTAGTAAATGATAGTTCTTCCTTATCAATTTCATCATACCATAATTTAGATGTGATTGTCAATATAATCTTGCCAAAAAATCGAGAAAAGTTTTATAGGCAATATCCGTTAAATCGATGCCCCTGATGTGAAGGCCGGCTCAAAAATTCAAATCCCACTGCCTCATAGAAGTAATCAACGCAAGAGCCCCCTCTGGACAAAGAGGTTTAGCAAAAAAATACCCCTGAGCATAACGGCACTTTAAGCGCAACAATTCCCGCAATTGCTCTGGAGTTTCAATACCCTCAGCCACCACATCCACCCCCAAATTCTTCGCCAAAGTAATAATCGCTTGGACAATTTCTGAGTTTTCATCTTCCGTCCCAAGCCGGCAAACAAAAGAACGGTCGATTTTCAACGTACTCACCGGCAACTTATGCAAATAACTCAACGAAGAATAGCCGGTGCCAAAATCATCAATCGCAAACTTAATACTTCTGGCTTTAAACTCCTCCAAAACCTCCAACGCCATAACGGAATTTTCCATCAACATTGTCTCCGTAATTTCTAGCTTTAAACAAGCCGCATTCAAACTGGTTTCCTCTAA
Protein-coding regions in this window:
- the atpC gene encoding ATP synthase F1 subunit epsilon; translated protein: MTLTVRVVAPDKTVWDAQAQEVILPSTTGQLGILSGHAPLLSALDTGVMRVRPDKEWVAIALMGGFAEVENNEVTILVNAAERGDKIDLEEARNTYNAAQTRAEASQNASRQEQIQATQALKRARARFQAAGGML